The following is a genomic window from Colletotrichum lupini chromosome 5, complete sequence.
TAAAGAACGTAGCCGCGCTTATAAGAGTTAAAGCTACCCTATTCTTTAGTATTacaaaactttataaaagtattttaaataaattaagtagcgctatatagctccttaggaACCTAAGAAATatcgttagctaatatttCGGTAATAGATTAGCGaggacttaataacttatagcaaaacacttcttcttattaatttaataaataatatacttagtaatataagcgccggtaatataaataagctcgttaatattataatatagactagctaagtagcgtatatagAGAGCACcgctataaaaactataaaagccctttttaaaattatactctatattaaatatatcctaaatatataaaatagtaaacattttagtaaatacttagcgATAATATAGCGAgagagttataattaaaaaataatacggaattaaaatatcgtaaaaaaaaaagtatagttatataagaaagaaTTCGCAAAACGgtcgctaaataaaaaaaagaaaaaaaaaataaacacgcgactagtaataaataaaaaatcttttattataattcatagcttagtaataataataaccgcgaggttaagcgggcttttatatattataatagttaaaatattttattacgaatatatattactaacttagtaactagttagcgtactattattaaataataataataaagtatccgttaaataaggaaataggagtaataccttattcctaagtaaaaaaggatattattaacgccttacggaatctattataaataacgacgttaatagctttattattagtattaaaaaaagatattatataataactttagggactaaagttatataagggggaagtaattataataaattcgggatatagttaataataagatgctaataacttagtaaccggtatacggatcttattataaaagaactttttaaaaagcagagcccttataaaggactttataagctttagtcttataatatacttatacttatattatagcctcgctagttaagtgcttatagcctaatttcttatataaccgcccttatataactactactacttatagtcgtaagcaattccttataataatatacgggatttattataatattcatttatatatataagaaagtcgcgctattaatacctaaaatttatagtagccgtaggtctattagaaagaacggttttggcggagtgcctcttgtagTCTGCCGTAAAGATAACAAATCCCATGTTACTTCTCcccctctttctctcttgtTCTCGCATGTTGTTCCACACCACTCCCCGTCCCGACTAGCTGAATGCGCTGTAGACCGAAGCACAGCATCACAACACTGTCGCAAGGTTCCTCGATACATATCGGTAAACAATGCCGTCTATCAAGATCAAAAGAGCGACGGGAGGGATTGGCCATTCTGGCGGAAATTAAGTTGGGAAGTGCGTATAGGATCCCACCAGCATCTCTCTTGTGTCCTAGTGTAGGATTTCTAGTTGCCTCGCCCTAGCTCCGGCCGACGACCGAGTTAAAGTCTATCCAGAAGACGTCCAACCACCATTGACAGCTGACAGACCCGTCGCAGCAAGTTTGACGTAAGGTGCCCGTTTCTTCGCAAGCAAGACTTGAGGAGACTTCTATTGTTGGCACTGCGGAGTACCTTAGCTTTGGGCCCTGGGACCGGGCCAGCCTGGCAAGGCAACGATTCCCTGCCAAAGCTGCACTCACGCGGTGGATGTGCCACTATCCTGCATACCATTAATTGTAGGTGTGGTTCGTAACGAAATGCGTACGGAAAGAACAGCAAACGTAGACAGCTTCTTTTGGGGTTGAGTAGCATTGGCAACTCTTACCCAAGTTCGTGGGATTCGGAAGCATGCGAAGCCTGTGCGACGTAGTCATCACCTTCGTCATATTGCTTGGACACTTCTTCTCGCTAGAAGCCGACAAGAGACCGCAGCCCCGAGTCTGCGCCGGCTGTGACTGATACGAACGCCCAGAAGGACTTTTGGCATGGGCAACAGGGCAAGCCGAAGCGTGTAACAGCTACCACCGTCTAGCAACTTTACATGTCATCAACCAGACATAACAACGCCCCATCCTATCTCAGAATATGTCGTCCTGTTCTTCGCCCCGGCAGGCGATCCAATAAGGGTATTTGACGCACTGGGCATCTCATCTTCGAGATCCCCCGGAGAACGGCGACAGAACGGCATGCCCCAAGCTGCTGCCGCGTTATGCATACACCCTTACTGTGCTGCCCCCCCACAGCTCAGTTCCAAATTGGGCTCCGCCCTTTACAACGAGAAGTCTATCCAGAATAAAGCTTTGCTGCTGGGAAACGAATCCCAAAAGGCGGGATTGCGATTCCTACGCTCGGCAGCAGCCCACCGACTTGCCACACCCCTCCCATGCCTTCTCGGTCTTGGGCGACGTCGACGAATGCAGAGATTGCTTTCGTGGTTCCAGCGCCGGTCACTAACACCTTCTGCATGCCGGACGGATTGGCCAACTCAGTAAGCCATGGATGGGCTTGTAGAAAAGATTCTCAAAACCGTTGGCAATGCAGTGTTGCTATTGACTCGCAGCGAGCATGACTTTTTGGCAGCGAAGAAGCGAGTCTAAGATAACTTTGGCGTCGTCTTCACCGAAGAGGAGACCGAAGAGGCGAGAACACGGACGTTTGCCTTTCCAGGTTTTCTAAATTCTTCTCACTGAGGCTAGGATCATGAAGAATCTAGCAGACCAGACGAAGAGGCTAGATCTGGCTGCGGCGATGCTTTCGTAAACCTGTCGTCTGAATTTTCGACTCGTCAGATTAAGAACCTGAAGACGCAGAGCTATCCCAACTGGCCTACACACGACGTCGTGGTCGAGAAGGCTCAGCATCATGCAACGGCGGCAGGGCCAAAGCTAAACGGCACCGCGTCGGCTTACTCGACCCCTCACCTCCGTCTTTGCGCACCGTCTCCCGTCCTAACCCGTCAACCCGTTCAAATCTGGTTCCGTCTTGCTGGGACCCCTTGCAACATCGCAGCCCGTTCGAAGGGGGTCCTTGGCAAATGCAAAAAAGACAGCGGCGGTCTCCATATCCATCCCTGCCCGCACCATCACCACCCCTCCACCCAGTTCAAGCTCTTCGACCAGGCCCAGaatggaggcggcggcgattCTTCTTTCGCTCTTGGCTTCTCCATCACGCTACCCAGAGTACCACGCCAGGGACCAGGAACAAGGAGGGTGCGAGAGGGACTGCTATGCGTCTAAGCAGCCCACGAGCTGGTGCGCTATCTGGGGCCCAATCGACGACCCTGTACCCCATTGAATTGTTGCGTTGCCGGTATGTACGTTGTGGTCCTGGCAATGTCTGTCAAAATGTTGCTTACCTACGTATTTACGAACCAGAGGATACTGCTTTCACACATGTGCATGTAGCTTCTGCTCTACTAACTAGTTTCCCCGAGTCTTGACATACCGGCACCCTGTCCGGAGCCTAGCTTTGTCTGCTGCGTCTCTTATCCCATGCGTCGCGCCATATATATTTCCTCCCAGCCCGGTTGCAAAGCATCATGGTGTAGCTTAGTTCGCATTACACATCACCTTCCAGACACACCTTTCTAGACGACGCGTTGCCCATTCACCTCCTCGTATATATCATCCCACTGTTCGCCCAGACTTCACAGCCCTTGAACCACGAGACAACATCTAATCGACCCGTTTTCCATCTCACACACCATATAACTTTTCCATGCCTCGCCCCACTGCCACCCAATCATTACACATGGACCACTCACTGCCACTCAACATGTACGACGACATGGATGCATTCTTGGATATGGAAGCACTGTACGTCTATGACGAAACAGAGCAGTACTTGGACACTGCCAGCTCATCTGAGTCAACGAGCCCCATTATCTCAACCGTGAGTTGGCGCCTCATTCGCATAGAAAGAGATTTCAAATTGACCAATGCGTGTCGTAGTTTGACATGACCTTTGTAAACGACTTCAATGGCACCGACCAAGGCATTTATCCTAGCCCAATGAGCTCCTCCCGCGATACAGCATCACCTCAGCCTACCATGGATGAGAAAGCTGGAACAACCAAGGGCCCAGCCAAGAGAAAGCGTGAAAATCGTTACAAGAATGCGCCCCCTTCGGTGCTCTCAGTAGGTTTCCAGACCTGACGTCAACTCAATTGTAGCAGTGGGTTAACCCAAATCTTCAACAGCGTCGTCGAGCACAAAACAGAGCCTCACAAAGAGCATACCGCGAGCGCAAAGATCAGCGCATAAAGGATCTCGAGGTCATGCTCTCAGACCAGAAGCAGAAGAATGACTCCCTTAGCCAAGCCTACTCTGCCCTCCACGCCGAGTTCCTCAAGATTCGGGGAGCGCAAGCGAGGTCGGcgcaacaacagcaacatCAACACATGCCGCGACACCCAGCCGCGCCGGCAATGGCTTACGATCCGACGGCCGCCGCCCACATGGGCATGTCGTCACACCCAGGCGCGATGGAATTCGCGGACAACATGTTCATGTTTCAGGATATGCAGACTTACACCCTCTAAAGAGTGGGAAAGCTGCCTTGAGAGAGAGGGGTCGGATAATGGGTAATTGAGCGAGCGGCAAGAGAAACGCAAAAACAGGGGCCGCGAAGAACATCTCACTCGTTTTcgaggaaaaagaagaaaaagatcGGATGCTCAAGATATGGACGCGCAATCGAATGACATGACTGTCAAAAACGTACGGATGGAATACGACCGACTGGCTTGACGAATGCGGAGGTTCGCCTgatttttttctcttttcaATCACACTCACTCTTCTCATCAGCTTTATTCTTTCTGGTTTCTTGTTACTTGCTTTGGGTCCCGGCGTGCTTGAGATTCCTGGCTCTATTATTAGATGGCAAACATGGGCTGGCAGGCATCGGACTTCATTCTACTTTTGTTCTTGTTTTATCTGGCGTTTCTTGGGAATATCGGAGTCTGGTTCACAGTTCtcttgatgatgatgacaaCGATGGGAGGCCATTCCGAGAGGAAATTCTTTCCCCGCATTCGAATGTCACGATGCACACACAATTAGTCTTTTACACACTCGTTCAAAGAGAGGGGAGGCTCGGAtgttggggggggggggggggggggcaatGGGAAAAACAAACTTTAGGGAAGTTTAGTCGAGAGCAGAATATGAAATGACACGTGAGATTCCCATCCAAGACTGCGCATTTCCAAATTACCTAGATGTGGGATTCTCAGAGTTTGGGACTAGTATAGGCAACCCCGCAACTCAATGACGGTAGAATCGTACAAGAGTCCCCCAGTCTCTAAAGTTTCTCGGTCAGAGACCtgtttttttctttcctctTTGGGCCTTTCTTCCTTGGTTTAGAGAGAGAATCTCGGTCTGCATGGCTGAGGGAGAGGGGGCGGAGAAGACCACGGGCATGGGTTAAGTCTCTGCCTAGTTCTTGATAACCTTGTTCAGCTGGAAGATGGGGGggtttacgtttataaatatcacCATGCTAAGGTACAGCCATCCGAGAGGGAGGGTGGGTTGTAGATCAATCTCTCAATGCAGGACGGAAGTGAGCTTTCTTGGTGAGATACTTACATGCGATTCTGGAATGGGTATATGCCAGGCGATTTTCTCTTTACCTGGGTTCGAGTTTGGGGAGGAGGGCCTCGAGATGTGTGTGTGGTGTGCGTGGCTTTGCCGAGATCCTTGTGGGAAGAACCCAGCTCCGGGGCGGAGGTTTGAGCCTCCCAAGCTTTTGGGGGCTGTTGTAATTGGCTCACCGGGATAAAATCCGTCAACCGTTGAGCAAGAACGGCCGGCAAGCCAGAGAAAAATCAAAATCAGTAAAGCTAAAGGAGAAGGGACAAGGCTTGTTGGTCGCCTTGCCTATACCCTCACCTTGCCGGTATCTGTTTGCGTATGCATACACCTGCCCTCAGCCCTGTTAAACCCGTGTGAGAGTGGAGGAGGGTCGATTTTTCAAAGCGGGATGTTACTCATCATCGACTCACGTCAGCACCCTGTTCGACGACAACGACATTTTTAGCCTTGTTCCTTTTTGGGGGCCCAAAGAGATGTTGGCGAGCAAGCAAAGATTACTGGCTCCTAGGACAGGCTCCGTTACCTGCCTTCCTAGTTGATGCTATTTCCTTCACCACGTTAAGCTTTCGAGACCCGCGCTGTTTAGGACGTTCGTACATGTAACCTGGAGATATCTAAGCCTCGCTGTTCATGCGTAAACAATGAAGCTTTTTTCTTGATGAACCCGAAGCTTGAGCAAGTTTAAGAAGCGCGCCTGCGTTGAAACGTGTGTGGCTGTGAAGAGGACGCGGCTAGATCTGCAATGCATTTGGGCTTCATCGTTTATTCTTGGGTATGTGCGCGAAGCGCCGTGAACTCGTGGTTGTTCAGCTCGTGGCAAATTGTTTGAGATGATCCGAGATAACAGCTTGTGGACTCCAGAATTTTGGGTTTTTGTGTGTTGCTTACGTTGATATCTTACACGAACGATCATCAATTGTATGGAGTGGCGTTTAAATGGCCGTGCTTGTGTCTCTCAACATGGGATGAATGGTGGCTTTGGCTCTTCGAGACTTCTTGCGGCAGGGGTATAGTTTCTTCTGAGCTCGTTGTTGGGCATGAAGATGTTGGTGTTCGGAAGCTGCCGACACGTTATGTACCCAAGTCAGACTCAGAACTCAGTATAATACGGACAGTGTTTGAAGGGTAATCAATCCCTTGCTTCTACTAACAAGTTGACTTACATGCCGCCTTTGCAGCTAATATCATTCCGCTGGTGTGACAACGTCAGTGGTGGGAGACTCTTCGGATTGCCGTATGTCTCTGCAAAGGTATGAGCATTGATTGAATTACTCTCATGTAGTGTGATAGTTGAGTAATTCGGAGCTCGGAATGCTACGTTGCCCCTTACCGACCTTGATATCTCGGGAACTCCGAAGCTGATTTGACGACTCTTTGTCACGCTGACTTTAACATGCCGGGTTGACAGACGAAGGCATTTCCTTCGTTGATCTGATCCGAGTTAGTGTTTTCCTAGTCAGTAGCCGAATGCGTTGAAACGAGTACTTGCAGTATGTCTAGGGCAGGTATGAGTCTTTTCCCCCCGCCGCGCATGTTGCTACTTGGTCAAGATCACCAAGGTCAACGAAATCTTCCACCGCTTCGCGCTACAATTACGTCTGAAGAAACACAGGACACATCCCACCACATAGGAGGTACCTGATGATGACAAGCGTGGATAGCAAGGCCGAATTTGGCGAGCGAGGTGCTCTGACAATGAAGAATCGTCCGGACTTGGTAAACAGCGCCAGACTTCATTGCTGGACCATTGGACAGGAACCGTCAATGACGACGAAGAAATACTCTCGGATATCAGGCGGTTGATTGTGACATGGCATTTCAAACGAGTATTGCTTCATTCGGCTCTCGTACATTTCTTGCAAAGATGGCACGAACGACCGACATCTCGATAGCGGTTATGCGGCTCCTTGCATACATAGCAACGTAAGGCTTTGAGCTCATACACATATGCTTTCTGCTTTGTGTATTTTGACGGTACATGGTCGTGGAGTCGAGGACCCCCCAAGACAAGTTTGTGGCTGTCAGTTGTCGTAGGTTCCTTCCAGAAATTCAGGTTAAGCTTGAGCCTACGCCTCAGAGAACTTGATGTGACCAGCTATGAGCAAATGGCACTGTAGTCTGCCAGGAAAGAAGCAGATAAACCCCAATCGGAATAGACCTTGTCTTTCATGGCATCAAGGAAGCAAATATCGCTGTGGTCTTTACTAGAAGATAGCTAGGATGCTGCATTACTTTTAGGAGAAATATTTCTTTCCTTGATTCAAGGGAATGATGGTATCCTGATAACAATTACGAGATGCGTCGACGCTCAGCTGGCTCACAGTACGAGGTGAGTCTCATCAAGTCAACCTTAAGAAGCCAGCAGACCACTAGATGCAACGATCGTTCCTCAACTAATTTCTATGTTCACCTGAACAGTAATACTCCAAGTTTGAACCAATAACTTGAATCTTACCTAGCCGGGTTGAAATGGTGGGAAGGATAAGCGTGGGGAGGTACATCTGAGTTCAAGTTGCCTAGATCTCGTCTGGGCTTGCGTCGGCTGATCTGGGCGCACTTTATATTATGAAGGCAATATGCTGGCGGTGATAGCATAGTATCCTTAGGCAGAGGGTCAAAAAGCAATGTGTCTTCAAGGCCTCGGAAACGATCTTCGGACGGTCGACGGACGCAAGAGTCATGTTCCAAGTTTGATTCCATTGTGTGACCAAGCCTAAGTGACGACCCTGAGAGCGAATGGAATGCAAAATGTCTAGAAATTTCTTTCTCACGACATTGTCGAGATATTAAAATGATCAATTCATGATAAGGAGAACGATGTTGCTAGATTGACGAATTGGAAATGCGCGAGGATGGGCTCCGGCAAGCAGAGAGCGACGTCCTGAGTGGGCCGTTGTGGCGTGGAACTTTGGCGAAGATTCGATGACTCAATCACGAAGATGCCGATCAAATTTCACTGCTGTACAGAGAAAGCTTGAGGCCTTACGGCAAGTTTTCGTGATAACAGACTTGACTCACACAATCCTTAGCGATACTAGGTCGAGACTGATCGATGCGAGGATCGAAGTGGGACATTCACGGCACAATTGTCACGGGACCCGTGGGGGAGCTGAGGCGTGGCCGCTTGCGTCGAGCTCCATCGATAGCGACCGGACCCCGCTGTTAATGAGGCAGTTCGGGATGACGAGCACTCCGAAATCGCCTTGTCACTTATCTGCCAATTCTGCCTTCGTGACTCTGTGGATAGAATCTTGGAAACATCGATTCCGCAATCGTCGGCATGACCATATAATCCACACATACTGATAGCATTATCTGGTCAGCAGAAGATAGAGCCCCAGATAGATACGACAGTAGATCCGGACCAGATAAAGTCAATAGGGCCGAGAGGTAGTAAAGCCTGGCAAACGGAGCCGGAGATCGTTTGAAGATGGGCCCGGTCCCCATCGGCCGGTTTGTCAACTGACGAATGGGATGACAGCCTTGATGGGAATGCGGCAGGTAGATGGGAGACACGTCAAGCGCGCCGTCGAGACAACCAGCTGCAGGGTAGATGGGAGGAGTGTTGCCAAGTGCACAGACGGCGGGGAACCGATTCGTGCGAGTCAGAGGGGCTAGCGAATGTGTCCATTTGTATGTACAAGCTGTCAATCGATGGACAGGGCCGAAAGAGAGAGGATCTCTCTGCTGCTCGTGAGCTCTCCGATCCATGCGCCGAACCGAACCCTTGAATCCAATCTTGTCTGAAGTTGAAAGGCAGCTGAGCAGTCGAAGCAGGCTTCAGCGTAGGATGTATTGCGAGATCGGGGGAGGCAAAGTTG
Proteins encoded in this region:
- a CDS encoding bZIP transcription factor, with translation MPRPTATQSLHMDHSLPLNMYDDMDAFLDMEALYVYDETEQYLDTASSSESTSPIISTFDMTFVNDFNGTDQGIYPSPMSSSRDTASPQPTMDEKAGTTKGPAKRKRENRYKNAPPSVLSRRRAQNRASQRAYRERKDQRIKDLEVMLSDQKQKNDSLSQAYSALHAEFLKIRGAQARSAQQQQHQHMPRHPAAPAMAYDPTAAAHMGMSSHPGAMEFADNMFMFQDMQTYTL